The genomic interval CCTGATAGGGGGCGCTAACTGGAGCTGCACACAGAGGGCCTGCTCATTGTACCACAAGAACCAGGCCATCACTGCCTTAGCGTCATGACATGTAGTTGAACCTGAAAccttgccccctccccccccaagcaCCCCCGCCGCCTTCCAGACAAGGCACGTGGGTGTGATAGCTGTGAGCAAAGTGCAATCCCTGGCAGGAGGTTATGTCTGGGAAACCCTGAGACTTATTGGGTCGTGCCGGCTCGGGAGGGAGTCTCACGCGGGTCATTGGGTTCAAATtctgccctcccccccatccaGAGAGTCACACAGGACCTTCTCAGACTTTCCGATCCAGCTGATCCACCTTCTTGGGGGAGTCACTCACCACGGCTGCAGTAATCATGAACCATAAGTGACCATGTGAATGCCGTGTGTTTCAGGGGGCCGGGCCGGGGGCGGAGCACCATGAGTGAGAGGTTCGACTGCGGCAACTGTAAGGAGTCCCTCTACGGGCGCAAGTACATCCAGGCGGAGGAGCAGCCGTACTGCATTCCCTGCTACGACAGCCTGTTCGGCAACACCTGCGACGAGTGCAAGGAGCTGATTGGACATGACTCCAGGGTGAGCCCCGCCTACCCCTGCTCTACAGGGGCTACAGCACTCCTGCAGTCTTAGCTAGAGAGCTGTAGGTGGCAACATCCCAGGTGATGCAGTGTTTCGTTTCCAGGGGCAACCGTGACTGCTTCATTAACCTGTTGTATAAAGGGACAAAATTGTAAGACAGGTCAATCACTCTTGGGGTGGCACGGTGGTACAGCGGTTAGCACTGtagtttgagtctctgcccgGGTTCGCccgagtttgcatgttgtgcttgtgtcatcatggggtttcctccaggttctccagtccccccctccccccccccacattccaaaaacatgctgaggttgactagagttgccaaattgcccataggtgtgcctgtgtgagtgaatggggtCTATGTGCCCTGTGGTAgcttggcaccccatcctgggttgttccctgccttgcacccgtagcctctgggataggctccacatccccccccccccccaaccctaagTAGGGTTTCAGAACCACTGCATTTGGACAAATGAACGACCAGTGAGTTagacagggagcagaggaaaTTCAGACTGGTCAGCCTCAGCCCCCCTGTTCTTTAGCAACCCCCCCCCGGAGGGCCGTGGCGTGTGGAAATGTACCAGCCAGCCATTTCACCTCCTGTTTTTCACCCTCCTCCGTGATATTGCAGCCAGGAGCCTGAAACGCTTCCTCATTTGGGAGTGGAAAGATTGGCGCGTCCGTCGCCATTGGATGCGTCAGGGGGGGACTGAGCGCGTTAGCCGTTAGAGTCCCGTTAGTGGATGTCAGCTTCCATCATGGTGAGGCAAACAGGGAACTGGAGGCATCTTCAGAGCTGTTTAAACATGCAGCTGAAGCTGCTGAGACTCAGTATCAAGCCCAGTGTTTCCACTGGCTCCTAAAATGGGACTCCTGGTGGCATCACTGCAGTTTGCAGTAACCTTTGGCGGATTATCACATGTCCAAAAATTCAGTTCCTCCTAAACAGTGCCTGCAGTCTCGGGCAGAATGGAGACAGTCGTCTCCTTTGTATATTTGCCTTCGTCTACGTTAGGGGCGATGAGACGAGGGTCGGCTTTGAGCCGGGCGCTAACTAGCCTTGGCGGTGCTGTGTCCAGGAGCTGTTCTACGAGGACCGGCACTACCACGAGCACTGCTTCCGCTGCTTCCGCTGCGACCGCTCGCTGGCGGACGAGCCCTTCACCAGCCAGGATGACTCCCTGCTGTGTAACGACTGCTACTGTAACGAGTTCTCCTCCAAGTGCGTCGCCTGCGACAAGACCGTCATGCCAggtactccccccccccccccgtcacctgTCCAGATGTCAAAGGAAGGCCGCTAGCATCATATTTAGATCTCACCCACCCTGTACACCATCTTTTTAACCTTCTCCTCTCTGGGAAACGATACAGGACTGTTCATGCGCACAAGACTAACAAACAGCTTCTTTGCCATAGCTGTTAAATTATTGAACTCTGTGTAGTTCAACATTACCTAACTATCTGTCTTATATGAAgtatatatatgtttaaaatatttcatgttGACCACCCTGAGGTAGTATATATTGATTATGCTGCTGCTCTCTTTTTCTAATGTGATAATGTGTGTTTTGCATGTCATTTATGTCATGTCAGCATTTTAGCATTAGCATTCTAACATTAGCATTTTAGCATTAGCAATCTTATCGTTATCATTTTAGCATTAGCATTGTAACATTAGcattttaccatttatttaCATGGCACACCTGCCTTAATGAATTTACAGCGCTGCAGAGACATACCCTGCAAGctattgcccccccccataCAAAAATTCACACACACTCCCTCACGTACTGTAGGTGGACATGATCTATTAAATAACATACACTTGCATTCAGATTCATCACTGTTTTCACATCGCAGAGGAAGTTCATGTgaggcacacatacacatgtaaatgAGGGGTAAACAGGATTGGTGTTAAATTGGCTTTGAAGCCCTCTGTCCCCAGGTTCGATGATTGAATCAAGTAAGAAGCAGGGGACAGTCAGGTCAGTGTAGAATGCATTGGCTGATCTCCCTGCAGCTGCATCAGCAGTTATAcctgtccgccccccccccccccccacacacacagggacgcGGAAGCTGGAGTACGCGGGCAGCACATGGCATGAGGACTGCTTCGTGTGCCACAGCTGTGGGCAGCCCATTGGTTCCAAGTCCTTCATCCCTGACAAGGATGAGCACTACTGTGTGCCCTGCTACGAGAACAAGTTCGCCCCCCGCTGTACACGCTGCAAGCAGGTGTGTCCCCCCCGCCGACCCTGTGTTACACATTGTAGGCTGGAAGGGGAGGTGCATTAAGGTCGTACAGTGTTGGGGATGCAGTCAGCAACTGGTGGGCAAGGGTTCAAATCTGCACCAGCCCACAGCTGAGGAAGGTAGCGCCACAGAGGGGGTGAAAGATGCAGATGAGACAGGAGGGTGTCTCGGGGTCTGGATGTCTGCCCAACAGTACAGCAGTAACCCGTAGATTGTCAGGAAACCTCAGAGACCCCACGGAGTGTACGAGTGACTCATGAAGGTGGTGCTGGAATCTGTCTGGTAGAGACCAGGATTATCTAATTACCACAGACACGCTTAATCATTAACTACCCAGACCTGACACCTGTTATTGCATACTCAACCCTCTGGTGTGTGCCTGACAGATTGATATATAATGGACTTCCATGATTGTATAGGCAGCACTCAGGTGTTTTCTGGGCCGGTCCCCTTTTTAGAGACGCGTCAGGCGTGACTCAGCTTTGTACTCCGCATTTCCAGCTCCCACGTCTTGACTCTCTGACTGGCGTCAGGCGTGACTCAGCTTTGTACTCCGCATTTCCAGCTCTCACGTCTGACTCTCTGATTGGCGGCAGGTGTTGGCGAAAGGGGGCGTGACTTACAGGGACGAGCCGTGGCACAAGGAGTGTTTCGTGTGCACGGGTTGCAAGATGCAGCTGGCCGGCCAGCAGTTCACCTCCCGCGAGGACAGCCCCTACTGCCTCAAGTGCTTCGGGAACCTCTACGCCAAGAAGTGCGAGTCATGCAGCAAACCCATCACAGGTACGGCCCCGCCCCTAACCACACACCCAACCAATCTGGTCACACCCCATGCTGTGTGTTATTAAGAATTGCAATGAGCAGTTTTTGGGCACATAAGTCTAGGACAggaagtggttattttagactAAAAGCTTGGTAGATTACACCATGCCTTTAGCCGTTTAGCTGTAGCCGTCAAGGTACAATAGGGTCCAAACTAAGGATCAAATGGAGCCCTTTCCTCGGCTTTCTCACCATATTAACCTGAAGTGCTTCAGCAAGCGGCTAGAAGGAAAGGATCTGATAAGCTAATGCATGTGTTCAAGAGGTAACCAGCTGTATTTGGTTGAACAGGTTTCGGAGGGGGGAAGTACATCTCGTTTGAGGAGCGGCAGTGGCACCAGGCCTGCTTCACCTGCTCACGCTGCTCTGTGTCGCTAGTGGGCGCTGGCTTCTTCCCCGACAGGGACCAGATCCTCTGCCGTGACTGCAACAGTAATCtataagccccgcccccaagcACACATGACCACCCACCTCCCAGCAGGCCACGCCCACAGCCACATCCCAAGTCTACTCCACTCTGCCCACCCATCAGATGCCTCCTAGTCGCTGTGTCTTAAAAAAACACTTACAAAAGAGATCCGTTATTATCATtataataattgttattattgttcttGTCTTCTGGACTTTGGGTAGAACTTTAAAACAGAAATATTGTTTACCTTCAAAGCAGGATCCTGTAAATTACTCTGATTGCCATTTAAGTAGAAAACACACGACAGAGCCCAGTTTGAGCCAGCTTTTTTGATACACCCACCAGATATATATATTGGATAATGCCACAGTGCCTTCAGTTTTAATTCTAGCCATATCGTCTTGTCAGAGTTGAAACTTTATTGGAATAGAGCACCGATGTCGCACCTTGCTGAAAGTCTATTTGGGGTGCAATGGCCATCGTATCCAGACCACTGGTGCTGTTAGCCCAGTAGCATCTCTGTGTATCTTTAATTAAGTCCACTTTCCCTATGCTCAGCTGGGGAACTGGACTTTAGTAAGTAGTCTGGGGTCTCTGGGGAAGGTCCAGATGGACAGGAAGCTGCGAAAAGGGCCGGACACATCGGGCA from Paramormyrops kingsleyae isolate MSU_618 chromosome 9, PKINGS_0.4, whole genome shotgun sequence carries:
- the fhl3a gene encoding four and a half LIM domains protein 3 — its product is MSERFDCGNCKESLYGRKYIQAEEQPYCIPCYDSLFGNTCDECKELIGHDSRELFYEDRHYHEHCFRCFRCDRSLADEPFTSQDDSLLCNDCYCNEFSSKCVACDKTVMPGTRKLEYAGSTWHEDCFVCHSCGQPIGSKSFIPDKDEHYCVPCYENKFAPRCTRCKQVLAKGGVTYRDEPWHKECFVCTGCKMQLAGQQFTSREDSPYCLKCFGNLYAKKCESCSKPITGFGGGKYISFEERQWHQACFTCSRCSVSLVGAGFFPDRDQILCRDCNSNL